In Mycobacterium tuberculosis H37Rv, a single window of DNA contains:
- the mmaA3 gene encoding methoxy mycolic acid synthase MmaA3 (methyl mycolic acid synthase 3 (MMA3) (hydroxy mycolic acid synthase)), with translation MSDNSTGTTKSRSNVDDVQAHYDLSDAFFALFQDPTRTYSCAYFERDDMTLHEAQVAKLDLTLGKLGLEPGMTLLDVGCGWGSVMKRAVERYDVNVVGLTLSKNQHAYCQQVLDKVDTNRSHRVLLSDWANFSEPVDRIVTIEAIEHFGFERYDDFFKFAYNAMPADGVMLLHSITGLHVKQVIERGIPLTMEMAKFIRFIVTDIFPGGRLPTIETIEEHVTKAGFTITDIQSLQPHFARTLDLWAEALQAHKDEAIEIQSAEVYERYMKYLTGCAKAFRMGYIDCNQFTLAK, from the coding sequence ATGTCTGATAACTCAACGGGCACCACAAAGTCTCGGTCCAATGTCGACGACGTCCAAGCCCATTACGACCTTTCAGATGCGTTCTTCGCGCTGTTCCAGGATCCGACTCGGACCTACAGCTGCGCCTACTTCGAGCGCGACGACATGACCTTGCACGAAGCACAGGTCGCCAAGCTGGACCTAACCCTGGGCAAGCTGGGGCTAGAACCGGGAATGACACTGCTCGACGTGGGCTGCGGCTGGGGTTCGGTCATGAAGCGTGCCGTCGAGCGCTACGACGTCAACGTCGTCGGCTTGACCCTGTCGAAAAATCAGCACGCCTACTGCCAGCAAGTGCTCGACAAGGTCGACACCAACCGCTCGCACCGGGTACTGCTGAGCGACTGGGCCAACTTCAGCGAGCCGGTGGACCGCATCGTAACCATCGAAGCGATAGAGCACTTCGGTTTCGAGCGCTACGATGACTTCTTCAAGTTCGCCTACAACGCGATGCCCGCGGACGGCGTGATGCTGCTGCACTCGATCACCGGCTTGCACGTAAAGCAGGTCATCGAGCGCGGCATACCGTTGACCATGGAGATGGCCAAATTCATCCGGTTCATCGTGACCGACATCTTCCCGGGCGGCCGGTTGCCGACGATCGAGACGATCGAGGAGCATGTGACGAAGGCCGGTTTCACCATTACCGATATCCAGTCCCTGCAACCGCACTTCGCCAGGACTCTTGACCTGTGGGCCGAGGCGCTTCAAGCGCACAAGGACGAGGCCATCGAGATCCAGTCCGCAGAGGTATACGAGCGGTACATGAAATACCTGACCGGCTGCGCCAAGGCGTTCCGAATGGGCTACATCGACTGCAACCAGTTCACGCTGGCCAAGTAG
- the mmaA2 gene encoding cyclopropane mycolic acid synthase CmaA (methyl mycolic acid synthase 2 (MMA2) (hydroxy mycolic acid synthase)) produces MVNDLTPHFEDVQAHYDLSDDFFRLFLDPTQTYSCAHFEREDMTLEEAQIAKIDLALGKLGLQPGMTLLDIGCGWGATMRRAIAQYDVNVVGLTLSKNQAAHVQKSFDEMDTPRDRRVLLAGWEQFNEPVDRIVSIGAFEHFGHDRHADFFARAHKILPPDGVLLLHTITGLTRQQMVDHGLPLTLWLARFLKFIATEIFPGGQPPTIEMVEEQSAKTGFTLTRRQSLQPHYARTLDLWAEALQEHKSEAIAIQSEEVYERYMKYLTGCAKLFRVGYIDVNQFTLAK; encoded by the coding sequence ATGGTCAACGACCTAACGCCGCACTTCGAGGACGTGCAGGCACACTACGACCTGTCCGACGACTTCTTCCGGCTGTTCCTGGATCCGACCCAGACCTACAGCTGCGCGCATTTCGAACGCGAGGACATGACGCTGGAAGAGGCCCAGATCGCCAAGATCGACCTGGCGCTGGGCAAGCTAGGTCTGCAGCCCGGCATGACGCTGCTCGATATCGGTTGCGGCTGGGGCGCCACCATGCGGCGCGCGATCGCGCAGTATGACGTCAACGTCGTCGGCCTGACATTGTCGAAGAACCAGGCCGCCCATGTGCAGAAGTCGTTCGACGAGATGGACACCCCGCGCGACAGGCGAGTGTTGCTGGCGGGATGGGAGCAGTTCAACGAGCCCGTCGACCGCATCGTGTCGATCGGCGCGTTCGAGCACTTCGGCCACGATCGTCACGCCGACTTCTTCGCCCGGGCCCACAAAATCCTGCCGCCCGATGGCGTGTTGCTGCTGCACACGATCACCGGCCTGACCAGGCAGCAGATGGTCGACCACGGCTTGCCGCTCACGTTGTGGCTGGCCCGCTTTCTCAAGTTCATCGCGACCGAAATCTTCCCGGGGGGCCAACCTCCGACGATTGAAATGGTTGAGGAACAGTCGGCGAAGACGGGTTTCACGCTGACTCGCCGCCAGTCGCTGCAGCCGCATTACGCCAGGACCCTCGACCTGTGGGCCGAGGCGCTGCAGGAACACAAAAGCGAGGCCATCGCGATCCAGTCCGAAGAGGTCTACGAGCGGTACATGAAATACCTGACCGGCTGCGCCAAGCTGTTCCGGGTCGGCTACATCGACGTCAACCAGTTCACGCTGGCGAAGTAG
- the mmaA1 gene encoding mycolic acid methyltransferase MmaA1 (methyl mycolic acid synthase 1 (MMA1) (hydroxy mycolic acid synthase)) gives MAKLRPYYEESQSAYDISDDFFALFLDPTWVYTCAYFERDDMTLEEAQLAKVDLALDKLNLEPGMTLLDVGCGWGGALVRAVEKYDVNVIGLTLSRNHYERSKDRLAAIGTQRRAEARLQGWEEFEENVDRIVSFEAFDAFKKERYLTFFERSYDILPDDGRMLLHSLFTYDRRWLHEQGIALTMSDLRFLKFLRESIFPGGELPSEPDIVDNAQAAGFTIEHVQLLQQHYARTLDAWAANLQAARERAIAVQSEEVYNNFMHYLTGCAERFRRGLINVAQFTMTK, from the coding sequence ATGGCCAAGCTGAGACCATATTACGAAGAGTCACAGTCGGCTTACGACATTTCGGATGACTTCTTCGCGTTGTTCCTCGATCCCACCTGGGTCTACACCTGCGCCTATTTCGAGCGTGACGATATGACGCTGGAAGAGGCGCAACTGGCCAAGGTGGATCTGGCGTTGGACAAGCTGAACCTCGAACCGGGGATGACGCTACTCGACGTGGGTTGCGGGTGGGGCGGGGCGCTCGTTCGGGCCGTGGAGAAGTACGACGTCAATGTCATCGGCCTCACGCTCAGCCGGAATCACTATGAACGCAGCAAAGACCGCCTGGCCGCAATCGGAACGCAACGGCGCGCCGAGGCCCGGCTGCAGGGCTGGGAAGAGTTTGAAGAGAACGTCGACCGGATCGTCAGCTTTGAGGCATTCGACGCGTTCAAAAAGGAGCGGTATCTGACGTTCTTCGAACGCTCCTACGACATCCTGCCCGATGACGGGCGGATGCTACTGCACAGCCTGTTCACCTACGACCGCAGGTGGCTGCACGAACAGGGCATTGCGCTGACGATGAGCGACCTTCGATTCCTCAAATTCCTGCGGGAGTCGATCTTCCCGGGCGGCGAGCTGCCATCGGAGCCCGACATTGTCGACAATGCGCAGGCCGCGGGCTTCACCATCGAGCATGTCCAGCTGCTGCAGCAGCACTACGCACGGACTCTCGATGCATGGGCCGCCAACCTACAGGCTGCCCGCGAACGCGCCATCGCCGTACAGTCCGAAGAGGTCTACAACAACTTCATGCACTATCTGACCGGATGCGCGGAGCGCTTCCGCAGAGGCCTAATCAACGTCGCCCAGTTCACCATGACCAAGTAG
- the lipG gene encoding lipase/esterase LipG, whose product MDIRSGTAVSGDVKLYYEDMGDLDHPPVLLIMGLGAQMLLWRTDFCARLVAKGLRVIRYDNRDVGLSTKTERHRPGQPLATRLVRSWLGLPSQAAYTLEDMAADAAALLDHLDVKHAHVVGASMGGMIAQIFAARFAQRTKTLAVIFSSNNHRFLPPPAPRALLALLTGPPPDSPRDVIVDNAVRVSKIIGSPAYPIPEDQVRAEAAESYDRNFHPWGIAQQFSAILGSGSLLRYDRRIVAPTVVIHGRADKLMRPFGGRAVARAINGARLVLIDGMGHDLPRQLWDRVIGELTRNFSEAG is encoded by the coding sequence GTGGACATCCGTAGCGGCACCGCGGTCTCCGGTGATGTGAAGCTGTACTACGAGGACATGGGTGACCTCGACCACCCGCCGGTGTTGCTGATCATGGGCCTGGGCGCCCAGATGCTGCTGTGGCGGACCGACTTCTGCGCGCGGCTCGTCGCGAAGGGCCTGCGCGTCATCCGCTACGACAACCGCGATGTCGGCCTGTCCACCAAGACCGAGCGCCACCGCCCGGGACAGCCACTGGCCACGCGGTTGGTCCGGTCCTGGCTCGGTCTGCCCAGCCAGGCTGCCTACACGTTGGAAGACATGGCCGCCGACGCCGCGGCGTTGCTCGATCACCTCGACGTCAAGCACGCGCACGTCGTCGGGGCGTCGATGGGCGGCATGATCGCCCAGATTTTCGCCGCGCGATTCGCGCAGCGGACGAAAACCCTGGCGGTCATCTTCTCCAGCAACAATCACCGGTTTCTGCCACCGCCGGCGCCACGCGCGCTGCTGGCGCTGCTCACGGGTCCGCCGCCGGATTCGCCACGCGACGTCATTGTCGACAACGCCGTCCGGGTCAGCAAGATCATCGGCAGCCCGGCCTACCCGATTCCCGAAGACCAGGTACGAGCCGAGGCCGCCGAAAGCTACGACCGCAACTTCCATCCCTGGGGAATCGCCCAGCAGTTCAGCGCGATACTGGGCAGCGGCAGCCTGCTGCGCTACGACCGGCGCATCGTCGCACCGACCGTCGTCATCCACGGGCGCGCGGACAAGCTGATGCGGCCGTTCGGCGGCCGCGCGGTCGCGCGAGCAATCAACGGCGCGCGCCTGGTGCTCATCGACGGCATGGGCCATGACCTGCCCAGACAGCTGTGGGATCGGGTGATCGGCGAGTTGACGCGCAACTTCTCTGAGGCCGGCTGA